A DNA window from Carassius gibelio isolate Cgi1373 ecotype wild population from Czech Republic chromosome A6, carGib1.2-hapl.c, whole genome shotgun sequence contains the following coding sequences:
- the LOC128015296 gene encoding beta-1,4-mannosyl-glycoprotein 4-beta-N-acetylglucosaminyltransferase: MKMRRHRVFLICTVGLCVISFLHYYKALHYVSLLRELSAPYPNIKSFIMVTGFFWKEGNTPLSSASPEEGPPPLHRLSDSKLRAGGGLVLDTGQEPEAPQPWKRPEDPQHRSLGPTEVHKGGLIAWQPSSPTNQKPDPQRDSAIRDSLNKLQLHHASTPDPLESLGDLHRRIHVLQNDRTPYFVRTKAGALCFRQGTEVAPPKEETLKARPSIAGIGQRRILQKPDESHTSAKSVEESGAAQGKPKRGKRLVKCVCRPGWHGPYCGVPTMVYHSNLPTKERLTPRETPRRVINAINVNHEFDLLHVRFRELIRAVDLFLVCESNFTAYGERRPLRFLHLMLNGTYDYVRHKILYVFLDHFPDGGRQDGWIADDYLRTFLTRDGMARIRGVRSDDVFLINDADEIPAQEGVLFLKLFDGWTEPFAIHMRKSLFGFFWKQLGSLEVVSGCTVGMLRDVYDNDGIRLRRREYYTMAGFRKYENDTGHILVQWSVGSPFHFAGWHCSWCFTPEGIHFKLISAQNGDFPRWGDYEDKRDLNYIKELIRTGGWFDGSVQEYPPSDPKEHMYAPKYMLDNYDHYRYLLENPYAKPSNPGGG; the protein is encoded by the exons ATGAAAATGAGACGTCACAGGGTTTTCTTGATTTGCACGGTGGGACTGTGTGTCATTTCCTTCCTGCATTACTACAAGGCTCTCCACTACGTGTCCCTGCTGAGGGAGTTGTCTGCACCTTACCCTAACATCAAATCCTTCATCATGGTCACTGGTTTCTTCTGGAAGGAGGGCAACACCCCGCTGTCGAGTGCCTCCCCAGAGGAAGGCCCTCCCCCGCTGCACAGGCTGTCGGACAGCAAGCTCCGGGCCGGAGGAGGCCTGGTGCTCGACACCGGACAAGAACCTGAAGCACCACAGCCGTGGAAGAGACCCGAAGATCCACAGCACAGGAGCTTGGGCCCTACAGAG GTCCATAAGGGAGGTTTGATTGCCTGGCAGCCCAGCAGCCCGACCAACCAGAAGCCCGACCCGCAGAGAGACTCTGCAATCAGAGACTCGTTGAACAAGCTTCAGCTGCATCACGCATCGACTCCGGACCCGCTGGAATCCCTGGGCGACCTGCACCGCCGCATCCATGTCCTCCAGAATGACCGCACCCCTTATTTCGTCCGCACCAAAGCAGGCGCTCTGTGCTTCCGTCAGGGGACGGAGGTGGCACCGCCTAAAGAAGAGACACTGAAAGCAAGACCCAGCATAGCTGGAATCGGCCAGCGGAGAATACTGCAGAAGCCTGATGAGTCACACACCTCAGCAAAATCAGTGGAGGAGTCCGGAGCTGCTCAAGGGAAACCCAAGCGTGGCAAGCGGCTGGTGAAGTGCGTCTGTCGGCCTGGGTGGCATGGTCCTTACTGTGGAGTGCCCACTATGGTGTACCACTCCAATCTGCCCACGAAAGAGAGACTGACCCCTCGTGAGACGCCTCGACGTGTCATAAACGCCATCAACGTGAACCATGAGTTTGATTTGTTGCACGTGCGCTTCCGTGAGCTCATCCGGGCCGTGGATCTCTTCCTCGTGTGCGAGTCCAACTTCACAGCATACGGGGAGAGGCGTCCGCTGAGGTTCCTGCACCTGATGCTCAACGGAACGTATGATTACGTGCGCCACAAGATCCTCTACGTCTTCCTGGACCATTTCCCAGACGGCGGCCGACAGGATGGATGGATCGCCGACGACTACCTGCGCACGTTCCTGACTCGCGATGGCATGGCGCGGATCAGGGGTGTGCggtctgatgatgtttttctaatCAATGATGCAGATGAAATTCCAGCTCAGGAAGGAGTCCTTTTCCTTAAGCTTTTCGATGGCTGGACGGAGCCTTTTGCCATCCACATGCGGAAGTCCCTGTTTGGGTTTTTCTGGAAGCAGCTGGGCTCCCTCGAGGTGGTGTCCGGATGCACCGTCGGGATGCTGAGAGACGTCTACGATAACGATGGGATTCGGCTCCGGAGGCGGGAGTACTACACCATGGCAGGATTCCGGAAGTACGAGAATGACACCGGACACATCTTGGTGCAGTGGTCGGTCGGAAGTCCTTTCCATTTCGCAGGCTGGCACTGCTCCTGGTGTTTCACACCAGAGGGAATTCACTTTAAACTCATTTCGGCCCAGAACGGGGACTTTCCTCGCTGGGGTGACTACGAAGACAAACGTGATCTCAACTACATAAAGGAGCTGATCCGAACGGGGGGCTGGTTTGACGGCTCTGTGCAAGAGTACCCACCCTCGGACCCTAAGGAGCACATGTATGCCCCCAAATACATGTTAGATAATTACGATCACTACCGCTACTTGTTGGAGAACCCTTACGCCAAGCCGTCCAACCCAGGAGGCGGGTAG